The following proteins come from a genomic window of Nicotiana tomentosiformis chromosome 12, ASM39032v3, whole genome shotgun sequence:
- the LOC138903536 gene encoding inactive protein RESTRICTED TEV MOVEMENT 1-like, protein MIKFGPVGGKKGTVWDEKGRGEIAKIFLSSNPTDTDYIHSLQFLFVENGHSVLSDRHGPDYNYSYTTNFTTVVLDYPSEYLTWISGTNYSTGLRSIIFGTNKGSYGPYGSTRIHPSIPYKEFKFEIGDDRSFGGFHGTKHDTFIGSIGVYVNTITSHPQILES, encoded by the exons ATGATCAAGTTTGGGCCAGTGGGAGGAAAGAAGGGAACTGTTTGGGATGAAAAGGGAAGAGGTGAAATAGCCAAGATTTTTCTTTCCAGCAATCCTACTGACACAGATTATATTCATTCACTTCAATTCCTGTTCGTTGAGAATGGCCACTCTGTTTTGTCGGACAGACATGGTCCTGATTACAACTACAGCTATACTACAAACTTCACTACA GTTGTATTGGATTATCCATCAGAATATCTTACTTGGATTAGTGGTACCAATTATTCAACTGGTTTAAGATCAATAATATTTGGCACCAACAAAGGTTCCTATGGACCATATGGCAGCACTAGGATCCATCCATCAATCCCTTACAAAGAGTTCAAGTTTGAAATAGGAGATGATCGTTCTTTTGGTGGATTCCACGGCACCAAACATGATACTTTCATTGGGAGTATTGGTGTCTATGTGAATACCATCACATCACATCCACAAATTCTGGAGTCATGA
- the LOC138903447 gene encoding uncharacterized protein produces the protein MVNNSENESDNDDVHGQLVEQGTGLVEEVRVLKQQLAEMYQAWVNGQEPPSLPIGLSDNLHNVSVANQVPISITSNPLYQPRFSPSINLPTIPSTSIPRPPTAPLRNDPPCVPIVPTSTVPQPTLAQKSNNDPQLNAHDSQHYSPELAFKIPDSYKHTPQNVFPIVIEKPDKNMEQKEMTRKMKSLEQTMRNIQGLGGHKSVLFNDLCMFPHVHLPPSFKTPKFDKYDGHCDPIAHLKRYCNQLRGAGGKEELLMDYFGESLTGIAS, from the coding sequence atggtaaacaacagtgagaatgagtcagataatgatgatgtccatggacaATTGGTCGAACAAGGTACGGGACtggttgaagaagtaagagtATTGAAACaacaattggcagagatgtaccaagcTTGGGTGAATGGACAGGAACCGCCCTCACTACCCATAGGGCTTTCGGATaatcttcataatgtgtcagTTGCAAATCAAGTGCCCatctccataacaagtaacccattgtaccaaCCTAGATTTAGTCCGAGCAttaaccttcccactatccccagtacctccattccacGTCCTCCAACCGCACCCCTCAGAAATGACCCACCTTGTGTACCCATTGTCCCTACTTCCACTGTTCCTCAACCGACTCTTGCTCAAAAGTCCAACAATGATCCACAACTGAATGCTCATGATTCCCAACATTACTCTCCAGAACTGGCTTTCAAGATTCCAGATTCATACAAGCATACTCCTCAAAACGTGTTCCCAATCGTGATCGAAAAGCCCGACAAGAATATGGAACAAAaggaaatgaccagaaaaatgaagagcctggaacaaaccatgagaaacatacagGGTTTGGGAGGCCACAAGAGTGTTTTGTTTAACGATCTATGTATGTTCCCCCATGTTCATTTGCCACCCAGCTtcaagacccccaagtttgaTAAGTATGATGGGCATTGTGATCCCAttgcccatttgaagaggtattgtaaccaatTAAGGGGAGCAGGAGGCAAAGAAGAATTACTCATggattattttggggaaagtttgacaggaattgcttcatag